A portion of the Myxococcales bacterium genome contains these proteins:
- a CDS encoding glycosyltransferase, with product MVATEWDSSHGGISTFNRHLARTLAEEGQDVVCLVPRPTSDEQERARAVNVRLVGARRTLGDDLLALSRKPDDLADVDVIVGHARITGPAALVLKQDHFPNARYVHFLHMDPGAIEPLKGVAGPEQESRAQTRYDLERNLSQHADVVFAVGPELRRAFSACLAAREHHLHTFVPGLFPRTLADRAPAELDCLLFGRLEDFNLKGCDLAALAMKEVVKHPDLGNSTFRLRGAAPGTEHQVRERVQQLAGRARVRVLTYTSDANVLLGDIRAATVVLATSREEGFGLTGLEAISEGVPVLLGKTSGLAQELQRVLRESAGEYVVDPEDGPEVLASAIARIMRDPAGADDRVRRLRNDMESHFSWARSVREMLRVIEGGEASLPRRDGGSAAPVVESFLDKCKVDLRRASAPLLMWRQMADGESWLKRPEFAALLSPDHPIVVLVGDPGSGKSALLSKFAAEELDAGATVLAIKADRLPSTVHDATTLATAIGFVGDVGATLAGLVGTGPTILILDQLDALADLVDHRTERLSVCLDLIEHVARAGVRVVVSSRPVDLAHDIRFDRLQSAPRVTLALPPASEVARVLERAGVAPVSAELLEHLRSPQALTVFLQIRRGAAAQPPVETYQLMLARLWASELGSPGDTDLALEAVACAVAREMSAREELRIDPAVAELTEPQVFALERANILARGDDGRISFVHQTVFEFALARDCLRTGGRLVNFVTGREQSLGVRGHLRATLTHLRAAAPARYHEELRALLSMPPRAHVRALLLEVVGAADAPTPDELVLATATLGEAGWAREVLLRTVEKKRGWFDAFYDVQLPTMMSGPDPYLAGGLLLAGLTHSLPRVAFLVEEHWLRETGRHRAIATLLWVCEDPWPAQFVPWLGAILKAGGVDADMVERLLYTAIKRCPEAAIDIVEHQVSTLVAKACAELPSDTAKAYRRAIEQSGRLHFLVDAANAAPALFFERVFPIFARAVEAFVEEARSDLSYADDELDETRPTSEFGAVHELAAALHVGAEAVGREPMTLQAILAKYQSSSALAVHRFLQIALLAAPSSESEVALAYLEKDPRRLVVGNHQNREEQSVELLGSLAQRLSADAVGRLEAKVLESKIDEALPGSDEQRNVYAEESNAAHRVRLLRALGSARLSQSSQTFVAVQSARLPADLLEPSPSVRASAIGSPLTADELAKLPNDRIVATFARLPDSTGWHDPDDWTVGGSIQLSQALADFAKANPERAIPLLQAFHPATHVQPVAHAITGLGEVIEQARLEELVRSLAERGFGASERFRVDAARTLARRIWNGGRLAPETETLVRSWVRDGDAPPPDIRGPAQPERPAPILFGPSGGRLPEGNYPLFELLTRSYLSTPEPRPDEWAQFVRQHLARREDPHVWKCVVRDEWRAFVRHDSAGDLLAGVFEAFPAVLASKSGVRQIARLAPTLSVERFSEWLAQLRAAEWPLAGQAYGELLTWAATRPGAPNAMTDELARVVGAAVDDDHAQHEVILGVAYVLGEIWHMPERRAIATRHIVALLPRVDHEDIAGALHRMFAEPAYCDAASRQVLNAFCAAPRALGFATGGWVVDTLRDLMVCEPELVVKVANALVDETAQRHQGVLFANGRSLVDLALTLGRLGEQVREGALLLFEKLLEHNAYGARDALAAIDGRRAPGAAPPRRRRRWA from the coding sequence TTGGTCGCCACCGAATGGGACTCATCCCATGGCGGCATCAGTACGTTCAATCGCCACCTCGCGCGCACCCTCGCGGAGGAGGGGCAAGACGTCGTTTGTCTCGTGCCGCGGCCGACCTCGGATGAGCAAGAGCGCGCGCGTGCCGTCAACGTGCGCCTCGTCGGCGCTCGACGCACCCTCGGCGACGACCTGCTCGCGCTTAGCCGGAAGCCGGACGACCTCGCGGACGTCGATGTGATCGTTGGCCATGCCCGTATCACCGGGCCTGCGGCGCTGGTCTTGAAGCAAGACCACTTTCCGAATGCCCGCTACGTGCACTTCCTTCACATGGACCCGGGCGCGATTGAACCCTTGAAGGGAGTGGCCGGACCCGAGCAGGAGTCCCGCGCGCAAACGCGGTACGACCTCGAACGCAACCTTAGCCAGCACGCCGACGTCGTCTTCGCGGTCGGACCTGAGCTTCGGAGGGCGTTCAGCGCTTGCCTGGCCGCACGAGAGCATCACCTTCACACCTTTGTTCCTGGGCTCTTCCCACGCACGTTGGCCGACAGGGCACCAGCCGAGCTCGACTGCCTACTGTTCGGCCGACTCGAAGACTTCAACTTGAAAGGTTGCGACCTCGCGGCCCTCGCTATGAAGGAGGTCGTCAAGCACCCAGACCTCGGAAACAGCACCTTCCGATTGCGAGGCGCCGCGCCCGGCACCGAGCATCAGGTGCGAGAGAGAGTCCAACAGCTCGCCGGAAGGGCGAGGGTCCGAGTTTTGACGTACACGAGCGACGCGAACGTCCTCCTTGGTGACATCCGTGCCGCGACGGTCGTGTTGGCAACCTCGCGTGAGGAGGGGTTCGGATTGACGGGGCTGGAGGCCATCTCCGAAGGTGTACCCGTTCTCCTGGGCAAGACGAGCGGTCTGGCGCAAGAGCTGCAGCGCGTCCTCCGAGAATCCGCCGGCGAATACGTGGTCGACCCGGAGGACGGCCCGGAAGTTCTTGCAAGCGCCATCGCTCGCATCATGAGGGACCCGGCAGGCGCAGATGATCGCGTGCGCCGATTGCGCAACGACATGGAGTCACATTTCAGTTGGGCCCGCTCGGTCCGCGAGATGTTGCGGGTTATCGAGGGCGGCGAGGCGTCGCTCCCCCGCCGCGATGGGGGCAGCGCGGCGCCCGTTGTGGAGAGCTTCTTAGACAAGTGCAAGGTGGACCTCCGACGCGCGTCCGCGCCCCTGCTGATGTGGCGTCAAATGGCGGACGGCGAAAGCTGGTTGAAACGCCCAGAGTTCGCGGCGCTTCTGAGCCCCGACCACCCAATCGTCGTATTGGTTGGTGATCCCGGTAGCGGAAAATCTGCACTGCTGTCGAAGTTCGCGGCGGAAGAGCTCGACGCTGGCGCGACGGTCTTGGCCATCAAGGCGGATCGTCTGCCGTCAACGGTGCATGACGCGACTACGCTCGCGACGGCAATCGGCTTCGTCGGCGATGTCGGCGCCACGCTCGCGGGTCTCGTGGGGACCGGGCCCACGATTCTGATTCTCGACCAACTTGACGCGCTGGCCGACCTCGTCGACCACCGCACCGAGCGGCTGAGCGTATGCCTCGACCTCATCGAACACGTTGCGCGTGCCGGGGTCCGGGTTGTGGTGTCGTCGCGTCCGGTCGATCTCGCTCACGACATACGCTTCGACAGACTGCAGTCCGCGCCACGCGTGACCCTCGCCCTGCCTCCCGCAAGTGAAGTGGCGCGGGTGCTCGAACGAGCGGGCGTGGCACCGGTTTCCGCCGAACTGCTCGAACACCTGCGGTCGCCGCAAGCTCTCACCGTGTTTCTGCAAATTCGTCGCGGCGCGGCGGCGCAGCCGCCGGTCGAGACGTATCAGCTGATGCTTGCTCGCCTGTGGGCCAGCGAGCTTGGCTCACCCGGTGACACCGACTTGGCTCTGGAAGCGGTCGCTTGCGCCGTCGCACGAGAGATGAGTGCCCGCGAGGAGCTGCGGATTGACCCAGCCGTCGCCGAACTGACCGAGCCGCAGGTCTTTGCACTCGAACGGGCCAACATCCTCGCGCGCGGTGATGACGGGCGCATCAGCTTCGTGCATCAAACCGTCTTCGAGTTTGCCCTCGCCCGGGACTGCCTCCGGACCGGCGGGCGCTTGGTGAACTTCGTGACCGGGCGTGAGCAAAGCCTTGGGGTGCGCGGCCACCTTCGCGCAACATTGACGCATCTTCGTGCTGCGGCTCCGGCGCGCTACCACGAGGAGTTGCGTGCTCTCCTCTCTATGCCGCCGCGAGCGCATGTCCGCGCGCTGCTGCTCGAAGTCGTGGGGGCCGCGGACGCACCGACACCCGACGAACTCGTCCTCGCAACGGCCACTCTGGGGGAGGCCGGTTGGGCTCGAGAGGTGTTGCTGCGCACCGTCGAGAAGAAGCGCGGCTGGTTCGATGCCTTCTACGACGTTCAACTTCCCACGATGATGAGCGGCCCGGATCCGTATCTTGCAGGCGGGCTGCTCCTTGCTGGGCTTACGCATTCCTTGCCGCGCGTGGCCTTTTTGGTTGAGGAACACTGGCTCCGCGAAACGGGGCGACACAGGGCGATCGCTACGCTCCTATGGGTGTGCGAGGACCCCTGGCCCGCCCAATTTGTCCCGTGGCTCGGCGCGATCCTCAAGGCTGGCGGCGTCGACGCCGACATGGTTGAGAGGCTGCTCTACACTGCGATCAAGCGTTGTCCTGAGGCCGCCATCGACATCGTGGAGCATCAGGTGTCTACGCTCGTCGCGAAGGCTTGTGCGGAGCTGCCGTCCGACACCGCTAAGGCCTATCGACGCGCGATTGAGCAGAGTGGACGGCTTCACTTTCTCGTGGACGCGGCGAACGCGGCGCCCGCTCTCTTCTTCGAGAGGGTGTTTCCCATCTTCGCGAGGGCGGTCGAGGCATTTGTGGAGGAGGCTCGGAGTGATCTCAGCTATGCGGATGACGAGCTAGACGAGACTCGCCCCACGTCGGAGTTCGGTGCGGTTCACGAGCTTGCTGCCGCCTTGCACGTCGGCGCCGAGGCCGTCGGCCGCGAGCCGATGACGCTGCAGGCCATCCTGGCTAAGTACCAATCCAGCAGCGCACTCGCCGTTCATCGCTTCCTTCAAATCGCGTTGCTCGCTGCGCCGTCCAGCGAGTCGGAAGTTGCGCTGGCATACCTTGAGAAAGATCCGCGACGGCTCGTTGTTGGCAACCACCAGAACCGCGAGGAGCAGTCGGTCGAGCTGTTGGGCTCGCTCGCGCAACGGTTGTCGGCGGATGCAGTCGGTCGGCTCGAAGCCAAGGTACTCGAGTCGAAGATCGACGAAGCTCTGCCTGGCTCGGACGAGCAGAGGAATGTCTACGCCGAGGAAAGCAACGCCGCGCATCGCGTGCGCCTCCTCCGCGCCCTCGGCTCGGCTCGCCTCTCGCAATCGAGCCAAACCTTCGTTGCCGTCCAGAGCGCTCGGCTGCCCGCGGACCTCCTCGAGCCGAGTCCATCGGTTCGCGCCAGCGCTATTGGTTCGCCGCTGACCGCTGATGAGCTGGCAAAGCTCCCGAACGACCGGATCGTCGCTACCTTTGCGCGGCTGCCGGACAGCACGGGCTGGCACGACCCAGACGACTGGACGGTCGGCGGAAGCATCCAGCTGTCGCAGGCACTCGCTGACTTTGCGAAGGCCAATCCGGAGCGTGCGATCCCGCTGCTCCAGGCCTTCCACCCCGCCACCCATGTCCAGCCCGTGGCTCATGCGATCACCGGGCTGGGCGAGGTGATCGAGCAAGCTCGGTTGGAGGAGCTGGTTCGCTCGCTGGCTGAGCGCGGCTTTGGTGCGTCTGAGCGTTTTCGCGTGGACGCAGCGAGAACGCTGGCACGTCGCATCTGGAATGGCGGGCGCCTTGCGCCGGAAACCGAGACCCTCGTCAGAAGCTGGGTTCGCGATGGTGATGCGCCTCCTCCCGACATTCGGGGGCCCGCGCAACCGGAGCGCCCCGCCCCGATTCTGTTTGGGCCTTCCGGTGGGCGCCTCCCGGAAGGGAACTACCCCCTCTTCGAACTCTTGACGCGCAGCTACCTGTCTACGCCAGAACCCCGGCCCGATGAGTGGGCTCAGTTCGTCCGCCAACACTTGGCGCGCCGCGAAGACCCGCACGTTTGGAAGTGCGTCGTGCGCGACGAATGGCGAGCGTTTGTCCGTCACGACAGCGCCGGCGACCTGCTCGCCGGCGTTTTTGAGGCATTTCCGGCCGTCCTTGCAAGTAAGTCGGGGGTGCGTCAGATCGCGCGCTTGGCGCCAACGCTTTCCGTCGAGCGCTTCTCTGAATGGCTCGCCCAACTGCGCGCGGCGGAGTGGCCACTTGCGGGCCAGGCGTACGGTGAGCTGCTGACTTGGGCGGCCACCCGGCCCGGGGCGCCAAACGCGATGACCGATGAGCTCGCAAGGGTGGTCGGAGCGGCTGTTGATGACGACCATGCCCAACACGAGGTCATTCTGGGGGTGGCCTACGTTCTCGGCGAGATCTGGCACATGCCTGAACGTCGAGCCATCGCGACGCGTCACATCGTCGCGCTCCTGCCCCGCGTAGACCACGAAGATATCGCTGGCGCGCTGCATCGAATGTTCGCCGAGCCCGCGTATTGTGACGCCGCGTCGCGACAGGTCCTCAACGCGTTCTGCGCGGCGCCGCGCGCGCTTGGCTTCGCCACCGGCGGCTGGGTCGTCGACACACTCCGCGACCTCATGGTGTGCGAGCCGGAGCTGGTCGTTAAGGTTGCGAACGCCTTAGTGGATGAGACGGCCCAGCGCCACCAAGGCGTCCTGTTCGCGAATGGGCGCTCGCTGGTCGATCTTGCACTTACCTTGGGTCGACTCGGCGAGCAGGTTCGCGAAGGCGCGCTCTTGCTCTTCGAGAAGTTGCTGGAGCACAACGCGTACGGCGCGCGTGACGCACTCGCAGCGATCGACGGGCGGAGAGCGCCAGGCGCTGCGCCCCCGCGGCGCCGCCGGCGATGGGCGTAG
- a CDS encoding DEAD/DEAH box helicase, translating to MFTANAVPRYAPRPGDIVRVRHRQWLVEGVVPPPEEGHATLVKLVCLDDDNQGRNLEVAWELELGAKVLQPEAHGLGARAGAGIDPPRHFAAYLHALKWSGVSATDAKLFQSPFRAGIKLMNHQLTPLRKALSLPRANIFIADDVGLGKTIEAGLIAQELLLRQRVEFILIVCPASVCLQWRDEMQKRFGLHFEVMNRAFIGRRRQERGFGVNPWSTHTRFIVSHPILRRPEYRDPLIQHIGEKATKSLLILDEAHVAAPAGATRYAVDSKITDVIRDVARRFENRLFLSATPHNGHSNSFSALLELLDPQRFTRGVPVRGRRELDAIMVRRLKEDLRQLGVEQFPKRLLVRHAVGEPASPELELARQLAEYTSLVKPERGGLGGKLVFINLQKRLLSSVEAFYRTLEAHHRAVLEGRAKVAIQVPLLVDDDEYGIDDDDIDEADGARVAAASRELSPTDKAKALLEQMLTAGRQRRGAADAKVERLVSWIRENQCSAVAVGGPSAKATKTERQWSDRRVLIFTEYGDTKRYLRTLLNGAVDGTQDGDARIMELHGGMSDEQRDEVQRAFNSPPDKHPVRILLATDAAREGVNLQGHCADLFHFDVPWNPARIEQRNGRIDRTLQPEPEVRCHYFLYPDRTEDIVLEKLVAKVDVIQRELGSIGSVLLDRFGEVMDAGIDDKTARKLEAAEEAGALKKAATDELESQRGELARVKEEIEEAGVLLNRSSKVMDFDPALLRDALDVGLELLGAPRLVASKVDGADAWTVPELPASWQPTLDSLRPARGRNEYLWEFRKKAPQPVVFRPPPKVNSELSHLHLQHPFVQRVLGRFLSQGFSAHDLSRVTVVRTRHDALTRVIAFGRLSLFGPGATRLHDQLISVAARFVDGKEDELKPFAEDADRKAVDMLEQVLAESPTLDGVSDAVQNKLLAASPKVFSSLWKQIRDEADAVAHDAERKLTQRGTEESEALRGILATQRAAIIAEIERRAQLSFDDLNLDKREQDQFKKEQAFMGDRLVDIQLELEREPQQIQALYRVALRRLEPVGLVFLWPETRG from the coding sequence ATCTTCACGGCGAACGCCGTGCCTCGCTATGCACCGCGTCCCGGCGACATTGTTCGTGTGCGGCACCGGCAGTGGCTGGTTGAGGGCGTCGTGCCGCCTCCCGAAGAAGGCCACGCAACTCTCGTTAAGCTCGTGTGCCTCGACGATGACAACCAGGGGCGGAACCTCGAGGTCGCCTGGGAGCTCGAGCTTGGCGCGAAGGTCCTTCAGCCCGAGGCGCACGGGCTCGGCGCGCGCGCGGGCGCCGGCATCGATCCGCCGCGTCACTTCGCCGCGTACCTGCACGCCCTCAAGTGGAGCGGCGTCTCGGCCACCGACGCGAAGCTCTTTCAGTCGCCCTTTCGCGCCGGCATCAAGCTGATGAACCATCAGCTCACGCCGCTTCGTAAGGCGCTCTCGCTCCCACGTGCCAACATCTTCATCGCCGACGACGTCGGCCTCGGCAAGACCATCGAAGCGGGCCTCATCGCGCAAGAGTTGCTCTTGCGCCAGCGCGTGGAGTTCATTCTCATCGTCTGCCCGGCCTCCGTCTGTCTCCAATGGCGCGACGAAATGCAGAAGCGCTTCGGCCTGCACTTCGAGGTCATGAACCGCGCCTTCATCGGGCGGCGTCGCCAGGAGCGCGGCTTCGGCGTGAACCCTTGGAGCACGCACACGCGCTTCATCGTCTCGCACCCCATCCTTAGGCGACCCGAGTATCGCGACCCGCTTATCCAACACATCGGCGAGAAGGCGACCAAGAGCCTTCTCATCCTCGATGAGGCGCACGTGGCCGCTCCGGCTGGCGCGACTCGCTACGCGGTCGATTCGAAGATCACCGACGTGATCCGCGACGTCGCGAGGCGCTTTGAGAATCGCCTCTTCCTCAGCGCGACGCCGCACAACGGCCACTCGAACAGCTTCTCCGCGCTCCTCGAGCTGCTCGATCCGCAGCGCTTCACGCGCGGCGTGCCCGTTCGGGGTCGGCGGGAGCTCGACGCGATCATGGTCCGCCGCCTCAAGGAGGACTTGCGCCAGCTCGGGGTCGAGCAATTCCCGAAGCGCCTCCTTGTGCGGCATGCCGTCGGCGAGCCCGCCTCGCCGGAGCTCGAGTTGGCGCGCCAGCTCGCCGAGTACACCTCGCTCGTGAAACCCGAGCGCGGCGGGCTGGGAGGCAAGCTCGTCTTCATCAACCTTCAGAAGCGCCTGCTCTCGAGCGTTGAGGCCTTCTACCGGACCCTCGAGGCACATCACCGCGCGGTCCTCGAGGGGCGCGCGAAGGTCGCGATTCAGGTCCCACTCCTCGTCGACGACGACGAATACGGCATCGACGACGACGACATCGACGAGGCCGACGGCGCGCGCGTGGCCGCCGCGTCGCGGGAGTTGAGTCCGACGGACAAGGCCAAAGCGCTCCTCGAGCAAATGCTCACCGCTGGGAGACAACGTCGCGGCGCCGCCGACGCGAAGGTGGAGCGCTTGGTGTCGTGGATTCGAGAGAATCAGTGCTCGGCCGTGGCCGTCGGCGGGCCGTCGGCCAAGGCGACCAAGACGGAGCGCCAGTGGAGCGATCGGCGGGTCCTTATTTTCACGGAGTACGGCGATACGAAGCGCTACCTCCGGACACTCCTCAACGGCGCCGTTGACGGCACCCAGGATGGGGACGCTCGCATCATGGAGCTTCACGGTGGAATGTCGGACGAGCAGCGCGACGAGGTGCAGCGCGCGTTCAATTCGCCGCCAGACAAGCACCCGGTGCGGATCCTCCTGGCGACCGACGCCGCGCGCGAGGGTGTGAATCTTCAGGGGCACTGCGCCGATCTCTTTCACTTTGACGTGCCGTGGAACCCGGCGCGCATCGAGCAACGAAACGGCCGCATCGACCGCACGCTCCAGCCGGAGCCGGAGGTGCGCTGCCACTACTTTCTCTATCCTGACCGCACCGAAGACATCGTCCTCGAGAAGCTCGTCGCCAAGGTCGACGTCATTCAGCGCGAGCTAGGGTCCATCGGCTCGGTCCTCCTCGATCGCTTCGGTGAAGTGATGGACGCGGGCATCGACGACAAGACCGCGCGAAAGCTCGAAGCGGCCGAAGAAGCCGGCGCCTTGAAAAAGGCCGCGACCGACGAGCTGGAGTCGCAACGGGGCGAGCTTGCGCGCGTGAAGGAGGAGATCGAAGAGGCCGGGGTGCTCCTCAACCGATCGAGCAAGGTGATGGACTTCGACCCGGCGCTCTTGCGAGACGCGCTCGACGTCGGCCTCGAGCTGCTTGGCGCGCCGCGCCTAGTGGCGAGCAAGGTCGATGGTGCCGACGCGTGGACCGTGCCCGAACTCCCGGCCTCGTGGCAGCCCACGCTGGACAGCTTGCGGCCGGCGCGCGGCCGAAACGAATACCTATGGGAGTTTCGCAAGAAGGCGCCGCAGCCCGTTGTCTTCCGGCCACCGCCCAAGGTGAACAGCGAGCTTTCGCACCTGCACTTGCAGCACCCGTTCGTGCAGCGCGTGTTGGGGCGCTTTCTCTCGCAGGGCTTCAGCGCGCACGATCTAAGCCGTGTCACCGTCGTGCGCACGAGGCACGACGCCCTCACGCGGGTCATCGCCTTCGGCCGGCTATCGCTCTTCGGACCCGGCGCGACGAGGCTCCACGATCAGCTCATCAGCGTGGCGGCGCGCTTCGTGGACGGGAAAGAAGACGAGCTCAAGCCGTTCGCCGAGGACGCCGATCGCAAGGCCGTCGACATGCTCGAACAGGTCTTGGCCGAGTCACCCACGCTGGACGGCGTGTCTGACGCCGTGCAGAACAAGCTGCTCGCCGCGAGCCCGAAGGTCTTCTCGAGCTTGTGGAAGCAGATCCGCGATGAGGCCGATGCCGTCGCACACGACGCCGAGCGCAAGCTGACGCAGCGCGGTACCGAAGAGTCGGAAGCCCTACGCGGCATCTTGGCGACGCAGCGCGCCGCGATCATCGCGGAGATCGAACGGCGCGCCCAGCTCTCCTTCGACGACCTGAACCTCGACAAGCGCGAGCAAGATCAGTTCAAGAAGGAGCAGGCCTTCATGGGCGATCGCCTCGTCGACATCCAGCTGGAGCTAGAGCGCGAGCCCCAGCAAATTCAAGCGCTCTACCGCGTGGCGCTACGCCGCCTCGAGCCCGTTGGCTTGGTGTTCCTGTGGCCGGAGACGAGGGGATGA
- a CDS encoding S8 family serine peptidase, translating into MIAKLPDPEVFAMAKDLSDIERATSVQGRASRLRPIQDGFEAAVRAHGAKDISKFWIDNLVGLTLPAGRLGAALSIPGVLDWDEVRSDGRDATVYWDMTHVRAAAGFNDYIDAGYRGQSGSRAYAGQAPVRVGIMEFQRQDISALNWVSWNHPGLVTGRLLNARICSAALCAESSGWLPSYSSHGTATTGFVAGSIEGFGGPFIYTPEDEVARSGVSSGATMHYYLVGTTEALIRGLEDGVGTLALDLMNMSFTICDRCGANTPGYDCGFINGAIRNALNNGLLVVAAAGNDGHAGIACTQGYPAILPETLAVGGYDSSWNGQTVLADKPVAGNYYPDGGGITGTARGGVAMRTFAGTSSAYAGVDILGPYHVGYAYGNPADPLKVYYPFSGTSASAPVLTGALALLKSGFYGLRGRQLSAKELIPLALVMGDSFAHVADGVANTYIRADMSDVSGAGRLRMRLPSNAAFPGQAWQFDAGSFDLRSTDVRIGELATPFTHHRYALTWYGESTDALSDVDVAAYRVCGGTETLIRAHADFDPRKRLHTLGTDVPPGCTLRVKVAPVAFPPGKTLRLYDAWLWHNGVDP; encoded by the coding sequence GTGATCGCCAAGTTGCCCGACCCCGAAGTGTTCGCCATGGCGAAAGACCTGAGCGACATCGAGCGGGCGACTTCGGTGCAGGGGCGAGCCTCGCGCCTGCGTCCGATTCAGGATGGGTTCGAGGCAGCGGTCCGCGCGCACGGCGCAAAAGACATTTCGAAATTTTGGATCGACAACTTGGTTGGGCTCACGTTGCCCGCAGGGCGCCTTGGCGCGGCGCTGAGTATTCCTGGCGTTCTGGACTGGGACGAAGTTCGCTCCGACGGTCGCGACGCGACCGTGTACTGGGACATGACGCACGTTCGTGCGGCGGCCGGCTTCAACGACTACATAGACGCCGGCTATCGAGGTCAGTCGGGGTCGCGAGCGTATGCCGGCCAGGCCCCCGTCAGAGTTGGAATCATGGAGTTCCAACGGCAGGACATCAGCGCGCTCAACTGGGTCTCTTGGAACCATCCCGGATTGGTCACGGGCCGCTTGCTGAACGCGCGGATTTGCTCTGCGGCGCTGTGCGCGGAGAGCTCGGGCTGGCTACCGAGCTACTCGAGTCACGGGACAGCGACGACTGGCTTCGTTGCGGGGTCGATCGAAGGGTTTGGCGGCCCGTTCATCTACACGCCAGAAGACGAAGTCGCCCGCAGCGGAGTCTCCTCAGGCGCGACCATGCACTACTACCTGGTTGGAACGACCGAGGCACTCATTCGAGGCCTAGAGGATGGGGTGGGCACGCTCGCGCTCGACCTAATGAACATGTCGTTCACCATTTGCGATCGGTGCGGCGCGAACACGCCCGGCTATGACTGCGGGTTCATCAACGGCGCAATTCGAAATGCCCTCAACAACGGTCTGCTTGTCGTTGCTGCGGCCGGAAATGACGGTCACGCGGGCATCGCCTGCACGCAAGGCTACCCGGCAATCTTGCCGGAGACCCTTGCCGTTGGCGGATACGATTCGTCCTGGAACGGGCAAACGGTGCTGGCTGATAAGCCGGTAGCCGGAAACTACTACCCTGACGGAGGGGGGATCACCGGCACTGCTCGAGGCGGTGTGGCGATGCGCACCTTCGCTGGTACGTCAAGCGCGTACGCAGGCGTGGATATTCTCGGCCCCTATCACGTCGGGTACGCCTATGGCAACCCCGCCGACCCGTTGAAGGTCTACTATCCCTTCTCCGGTACGTCGGCATCCGCTCCCGTCTTGACGGGCGCCCTTGCGCTGCTCAAGTCGGGGTTCTACGGGCTGCGAGGCCGGCAGCTCAGCGCAAAAGAACTCATTCCGCTAGCCCTCGTCATGGGTGATTCCTTCGCGCACGTGGCTGACGGGGTTGCCAATACCTACATCCGTGCCGACATGAGTGACGTTTCGGGGGCCGGCCGATTGCGAATGCGCCTTCCTTCGAATGCCGCGTTTCCCGGGCAAGCGTGGCAGTTCGACGCAGGTAGCTTTGACCTCCGAAGTACTGACGTCCGCATCGGCGAGCTTGCTACGCCGTTTACTCACCATCGGTACGCGCTGACCTGGTACGGCGAATCGACGGATGCGCTTTCGGACGTCGATGTTGCCGCCTACAGGGTTTGCGGGGGAACCGAGACTCTCATTCGCGCGCACGCCGACTTCGACCCCCGCAAGCGACTCCACACACTCGGGACCGACGTTCCGCCCGGTTGCACGTTGCGGGTGAAGGTCGCTCCTGTCGCCTTCCCCCCCGGCAAGACGCTGCGTCTGTACGACGCGTGGCTCTGGCACAACGGGGTGGACCCGTGA